One Kitasatospora sp. NBC_01266 genomic window carries:
- a CDS encoding GNAT family N-acetyltransferase translates to MELRITGYDHPDADLLTAAVQQEYIQRYGDVDHTELRAEHFADPHGIFVVGYLDGAPVACGGWRAKDGDYPFLSDGDAELKRMFVVPSARGRGLSRTVLRHLETLAGQAGRRRMVLETGTEQPEAVALYESEGYQPITKFGIYREAPESICLGKELTAG, encoded by the coding sequence ATGGAACTTCGCATCACCGGGTACGACCACCCCGACGCCGACCTGCTGACCGCCGCGGTCCAGCAGGAGTACATCCAGCGCTACGGCGACGTGGACCACACCGAACTGCGGGCGGAGCACTTCGCCGACCCGCACGGGATCTTCGTGGTCGGTTACCTGGACGGCGCGCCGGTCGCCTGCGGTGGTTGGCGCGCCAAGGACGGCGACTACCCCTTCCTGAGTGACGGCGATGCCGAGCTCAAGCGGATGTTCGTGGTCCCGTCGGCTCGTGGCCGGGGCCTGTCCCGGACCGTGCTGCGCCACCTGGAGACGCTGGCCGGCCAGGCCGGGCGGCGGCGCATGGTGCTGGAGACCGGCACCGAGCAGCCGGAGGCGGTGGCGCTCTACGAGTCCGAGGGGTACCAGCCGATCACCAAGTTCGGCATCTACCGCGAGGCCCCCGAGTCCATCTGCCTGGGCAAGGAGCTGACCGCCGGCTGA
- a CDS encoding acyl-CoA thioesterase has product MTTHSNAHVLRCPTRWADVDQNGHINNARLVGYIQEGIYDLFHHHAQAVRESLFSAGFLIARHEIDYLEQLHHQPEPLLVRLMVERLGRSSAHVRVDVCRDPFTYMTARTVVVARDRISGRSRKLSQSERRFLSDYLTDVPSAAPAIPRPAGGPPAESAGAPAVAPSRVSLPAPIVVSARPAVTPSVMARTKPLSARSLPAYQGAGRRGPGGQARKVPAPSRGPGRVLCEV; this is encoded by the coding sequence ATGACGACGCACAGCAACGCCCACGTCCTGCGCTGCCCGACCCGCTGGGCCGATGTCGACCAGAACGGGCACATCAACAACGCCCGGTTGGTCGGCTACATCCAGGAGGGAATCTACGACCTCTTTCACCACCACGCGCAGGCGGTCCGGGAATCGCTCTTTTCGGCCGGATTCCTGATCGCGCGGCACGAGATCGATTATCTGGAACAGTTGCACCACCAGCCGGAGCCGCTGCTGGTCCGGCTGATGGTGGAACGGCTCGGCCGCAGTTCCGCACACGTTCGGGTGGACGTCTGCCGCGACCCGTTCACCTACATGACGGCGCGGACCGTGGTGGTGGCCCGGGATCGGATCTCCGGGCGGTCGCGCAAGCTGAGCCAGTCGGAGCGGCGCTTCCTCTCCGACTATCTGACGGATGTTCCGTCGGCTGCCCCCGCGATTCCCCGGCCGGCCGGCGGGCCGCCCGCCGAATCAGCGGGTGCACCGGCGGTTGCGCCGAGCCGGGTGTCGCTGCCGGCGCCGATCGTTGTGTCGGCCCGGCCGGCGGTCACGCCCTCGGTGATGGCGCGCACCAAGCCGCTGTCGGCCCGTTCGCTGCCGGCCTATCAGGGTGCCGGCCGGCGTGGTCCGGGCGGCCAGGCCCGTAAGGTGCCGGCGCCGAGCCGGGGGCCCGGGCGGGTGCTCTGCGAGGTCTGA
- a CDS encoding RidA family protein, giving the protein MSEKTEIRTDGAPAPAWVFSQGVRKGPILQVSGQGPQDPATGDYLHPGDVQAQTRRTLENVHAVLTAGGASVADVVMFRVYLTERAHFGAMNEAYAAFLAEHLATGAVKPCRTTVFVELPHPAMLVEIDAQAVLD; this is encoded by the coding sequence ATGAGCGAGAAGACCGAGATCCGCACCGACGGCGCCCCGGCCCCGGCCTGGGTGTTCTCCCAGGGCGTCCGCAAGGGCCCGATCCTGCAGGTCTCCGGGCAGGGCCCGCAGGATCCGGCGACCGGCGACTACCTCCACCCGGGCGACGTCCAGGCGCAGACCCGGCGGACCCTGGAGAACGTCCACGCGGTCCTGACGGCGGGCGGCGCGAGCGTGGCGGACGTGGTGATGTTCCGCGTCTACCTGACCGAGCGCGCCCACTTCGGAGCGATGAACGAGGCCTATGCCGCGTTCCTGGCGGAGCACCTGGCGACCGGCGCGGTGAAGCCCTGCCGCACCACGGTCTTCGTCGAACTGCCGCACCCGGCCATGCTGGTCGAGATCGACGCGCAGGCCGTGCTGGACTGA